Genomic window (Salvelinus namaycush isolate Seneca chromosome 10, SaNama_1.0, whole genome shotgun sequence):
TGAATTAACGAGTTGTCTGTCGTTTTTCTCTTCTCATAGCCGCTCTGCCCTTCCTCATCATGACTGTTGTGTTCCGGCCCTACCTGAGGGGTGTGTACTGTGACGATGAGGACATCAAGTACCCCCTCAAACCTGACACCATCACCCACGGCTTGCTGGCTGCAGTCACCATCTCCTGCACTGTCATCATTGTGAGTCCCTCCCTATACTTTCCTTGCTGACACCTAGGTGAGCTAAATAACATCTGACTACACTGATTCCCAGACCAGTCTCACAAACAGCCGTTTCTATAAGCAGCCAGTGGACCAGATATTAGCTGTCATATTGGAGTGTTGGATGTCATTTaagcctctttctctcttccaatAGATATCATCAGGAGAGGCCTACCTCGTCTACAGTAAGAGGATCCACTCTAACTCTGAGTTCAACGGGTACGTGGCGGCACTCTACAAGGTGCTGGGTACCTTCCTGTTCGGggcagctgtcagccaatcactGACGGACCTGGCCAAGTTCTCCATCGGACGCCCTCGGCCCAACTTCATGGCCGTCTGCAACCCCAAGGTCTGCAAAGGCTACATGCTGGAGATCAACTGCACCGGCATTCCTCGGGACGTCACTGAGTCCAGGTAGTTACTGAAGTAGAGGGTGTCAGGGAAATATTGTTGATGTGTACATTGCTCAATGCCAGTGGTTAGTGCTGTACTGGAACCAATGCCTGCATGAGCTGCAGGACTAGAAccagggttggtgaccactgctttaTGCTATGGTAGAAACACACAGAATACATCCACTGTAGCCTTCACACAGCCATGACAGAAAAAGGTTTTAACAGCATATTTGTTTTCGCTCTATTTTCCAGGCTGTCCTTCTACTCCGGCCACTCCTCCTTTGGGATGTACTGTATGCTGTTTCTAGCAGTGagtaaactacacacacactctcatattCAGCAGTCTCAAAGGGAGTCAATTGATGCAATGTCTCTCCATTTGAAACAGGATTAATGTGGAAAATATGAAATGCAGAATAGGACAGGATAGACAGAGAGGGATTGTGCACATATAAGGGCAAGTCAGAAGTTCAGCTGAGGAATTTGGACACAAAGGCTAATGCCCTGCTGGATTGGACTGTTATTGACTGGAGATGAAGGCCCGTGTTCTAGTAATCCAGTTCAAGTGTGCTGGGCCTTGTCTATGGACAGACAGAGCAGGCAGGCGCCTCGAGCAGACGGCCTGCCCTCAATGCCAATCAAAGCAATTAGTAATTCATTCCCTCTGCTTTGTTTGGTCATGTCACAGGCCCTTTGATGTTCCCTAGTATATGTGATTCATATCTCCATGTCCCTACAAGTGTCCTAcagtgttgaatgctgagatgGAGTGTATGTGTGGTAGGGGGGCATGCATGGATGCCAACTAACACACCTACTGCGGCAGTAGCCTGGTAGCAGCCCAGAGAAATGAGCGCGCCAGATAGACATTCTGGCAGCAACTCTCCTCTTCTGTGAAAAGGGTTTTCAGTCCGTAGGCATAAATTAGATCAACATTCAACACCTTTTCACGCTTTATGCGGTTTTAAGCATACCATATCTGTTTTTGCTCGGGCGTTGATTTAGTATGAAAAGGCAAACTCTTTAAAGATGCATTCTTGCCCTTTTTTTGTCTACATGTACTGATGTATTCTTGCCTTTTTTTTGTCTACATGTACTGATGATGTGATGGTTAGCATTGTGAAATAGCTAAACAACATGCTTTCATATTACATAGCCAATTGAAGAATGGACTTGCACACTGTTTACATGAAAGAAACATTTACTAACAAATGCTGTGTTTGAGACATTCATTGAGGCATGATGGTAGGCTTAGTGTAACTGGGGCCAGTTTACAGTCAAATAACATTGCCTTATTTGGTAAGATGGTTCACTACTACACAAAAACCACAAATGACCTCAATCAGCAGTAAAGGCAAATTGTCTACAAAAACAGCTCTACTTATGAGAGAACTAAAACCTCTTTCTCTCTAGTTGTATGTCCAGGCGAGGCTGAGGGCTAAGTGGGCAAGACTTCTCAGACCCACAATCCAGTTCTTCCTGGTGGCCTTTGCGGTGTACGTGGGCTACACCCGCGTGTCTGATTACAGGCACCACTGGAGCGACGTTCTGGTGGGCTTCCTCCAAGGCGCTCTCATTGCCATCCTCAACGTGAGTGTTGCCTGCTGGCTT
Coding sequences:
- the LOC120054790 gene encoding phospholipid phosphatase 2-like isoform X1; translated protein: MMDLRKKKMYVLVDVMCVAVAALPFLIMTVVFRPYLRGVYCDDEDIKYPLKPDTITHGLLAAVTISCTVIIISSGEAYLVYSKRIHSNSEFNGYVAALYKVLGTFLFGAAVSQSLTDLAKFSIGRPRPNFMAVCNPKVCKGYMLEINCTGIPRDVTESRLSFYSGHSSFGMYCMLFLALYVQARLRAKWARLLRPTIQFFLVAFAVYVGYTRVSDYRHHWSDVLVGFLQGALIAILNVRHVSDFFKQRPPRCSSQETAESEELERKPSLQMADAEHNNHYSYPGPV
- the LOC120054790 gene encoding phospholipid phosphatase 2-like isoform X2; translated protein: MTVVFRPYLRGVYCDDEDIKYPLKPDTITHGLLAAVTISCTVIIISSGEAYLVYSKRIHSNSEFNGYVAALYKVLGTFLFGAAVSQSLTDLAKFSIGRPRPNFMAVCNPKVCKGYMLEINCTGIPRDVTESRLSFYSGHSSFGMYCMLFLALYVQARLRAKWARLLRPTIQFFLVAFAVYVGYTRVSDYRHHWSDVLVGFLQGALIAILNVRHVSDFFKQRPPRCSSQETAESEELERKPSLQMADAEHNNHYSYPGPV